From Sneathiella sp. P13V-1, one genomic window encodes:
- a CDS encoding Crp/Fnr family transcriptional regulator, whose protein sequence is MTTNWIAEFAELSELAAPDQEYLSAHCKELTLPEGQTVFAPGMEAENFLLLRSGIVKVVQISNSGREIVLYRVGSGETCILTTSCLLSRDSYSAEAITETEVVALVMPRAAFNDLLARSEGFRTFVFSNYANRISSLIHLVEEVTFERIDKRLAQKIAIMAKDNNPINSTHQKLATELGSAREVISRHLKEFERRGWVTVGRGQIHINDLDLLNQFAEEK, encoded by the coding sequence ATGACAACTAACTGGATCGCAGAATTTGCTGAGCTGAGTGAACTGGCGGCACCTGATCAGGAATACTTAAGCGCACATTGTAAAGAACTTACATTGCCAGAGGGGCAAACTGTTTTTGCACCGGGAATGGAGGCGGAGAATTTTCTGCTCTTACGCTCAGGCATTGTGAAGGTCGTGCAGATTTCAAACTCCGGCCGCGAGATAGTGCTCTATCGCGTAGGCAGTGGAGAGACATGCATCCTGACTACAAGCTGTCTTTTATCCCGGGACAGCTACAGCGCTGAAGCAATTACAGAAACAGAAGTTGTCGCCCTTGTTATGCCTCGCGCTGCTTTTAATGATCTTCTAGCCCGATCAGAAGGGTTTCGAACATTTGTCTTCTCCAACTATGCAAACCGCATTTCATCTCTCATTCATCTGGTAGAGGAAGTAACGTTTGAACGAATAGATAAAAGGCTCGCTCAAAAGATCGCGATCATGGCGAAAGACAATAATCCGATCAATTCCACCCATCAGAAACTGGCAACTGAGCTTGGCAGCGCGCGCGAGGTGATCAGTAGGCATTTAAAAGAATTTGAAAGGCGTGGATGGGTCACCGTAGGGCGTGGCCAAATCCACATCAACGATTTGGATCTTCTAAATCAGTTTGCAGAAGAAAAATAA
- a CDS encoding DUF2892 domain-containing protein, which produces MSKNEGTIDRILRIIGGIILLSLTVVGPETPWGYIGLVPLLTGLVGYCPLYSILGICTLKKAA; this is translated from the coding sequence ATGAGCAAGAACGAAGGTACAATCGACAGAATTTTACGCATTATTGGCGGTATTATCCTGTTATCCCTGACTGTTGTAGGCCCCGAAACCCCATGGGGCTATATTGGATTGGTTCCGCTTCTGACGGGTCTTGTTGGATACTGCCCGCTTTATAGCATCCTTGGTATCTGCACCCTGAAAAAAGCTGCGTAA